One genomic window of Paenisporosarcina antarctica includes the following:
- a CDS encoding alpha/beta fold hydrolase — protein MSEFMIDNEKLIYDDLGSGIPIIFIPPVGLGRKFFYEQKPLTKHFRLILPDLIGQGDSKYNGESEITIARFAKDIILLMDHLRLSSVVLFSYSSGGSIAQYLCIHYPLRIKSLIMSGCYPIISNLPFKIEHRLGILSVQLHKKLVSNVISMAHTKNKEYKNILKEHMYKSDSTVWSQLYVECLHFNCMVEIKKTEIPILLLYGSQEYMLKSIIKFYKKNLKNFQLFTLKGVSHHLPTKASSEVNQIVTGYLLSN, from the coding sequence ATGTCGGAATTTATGATTGATAATGAAAAACTTATATATGATGATCTTGGAAGCGGAATTCCTATTATTTTTATACCTCCTGTTGGTTTGGGAAGAAAATTTTTTTATGAACAAAAGCCACTCACCAAACATTTCCGATTAATTCTTCCTGATTTGATAGGACAAGGTGACAGTAAATATAATGGTGAATCAGAAATCACCATAGCACGCTTTGCCAAGGATATTATTCTGCTAATGGATCACCTCCGTTTATCGTCAGTCGTTCTTTTTTCATACTCTTCAGGTGGATCCATCGCCCAATATCTATGTATACACTATCCTTTAAGAATTAAGTCACTTATTATGTCTGGATGTTATCCAATTATTTCTAATTTACCATTTAAAATTGAACATCGATTAGGGATATTGTCGGTTCAACTACATAAAAAGTTGGTATCGAATGTAATTTCCATGGCACATACAAAAAATAAGGAATATAAAAATATTCTTAAAGAGCATATGTATAAATCAGATTCAACAGTGTGGTCACAACTTTATGTAGAATGTCTTCATTTTAATTGCATGGTTGAAATAAAAAAGACCGAAATACCTATATTACTTCTATACGGGAGTCAAGAATATATGCTAAAATCTATTATCAAATTTTACAAAAAAAACCTTAAAAATTTTCAATTGTTTACATTAAAAGGTGTTTCACATCACTTACCAACAAAAGCGTCTAGTGAGGTCAATCAAATTGTTACTGGATATTTGTTAAGCAACTAA
- a CDS encoding YqjF family protein — MLTLLNEVYHRSFPVPKEPWVMAQTWSHLLFAHYPVSKSLLRSLIPNCFEIDTFEDNAWISIVPFLMSGIRIHGIRELPFTPEFAELNVRTYVTFRGKPGVYFFSLDANSKLAVILANSTYNLPYMHAEMEITRQNETVNFYCQRTDSRAKTGIFSGTYRPVGDVYRANTGTLEHWLTEQYLLYVIKKNGVYEGNIHHKPWPLQHAEATFKMNTVAQSMGIQIEEPAPLLQYCEKLDVIVWPPKKVGIYESS; from the coding sequence ATGTTGACTCTTCTGAATGAAGTGTATCATCGATCGTTTCCAGTCCCAAAAGAACCATGGGTCATGGCACAAACATGGAGTCACCTTTTGTTTGCCCATTATCCGGTATCAAAATCACTTCTACGTTCTTTAATTCCAAATTGCTTCGAAATAGACACTTTTGAAGATAATGCTTGGATTAGTATTGTTCCATTTCTAATGAGCGGAATCCGTATTCATGGAATACGAGAACTTCCCTTTACGCCAGAGTTTGCTGAGTTAAATGTAAGGACATATGTAACCTTTAGAGGGAAGCCTGGCGTCTATTTCTTTAGCTTGGATGCCAATAGTAAGCTTGCCGTAATATTAGCAAATAGTACGTATAATTTACCTTATATGCATGCCGAAATGGAAATTACCCGACAAAATGAAACGGTAAATTTTTATTGCCAACGAACTGACTCTCGTGCAAAAACCGGGATTTTTTCTGGAACATACCGTCCAGTTGGAGACGTCTACAGGGCTAATACAGGAACGCTAGAACATTGGTTAACCGAACAATATCTACTGTATGTCATTAAGAAAAATGGTGTTTATGAAGGGAATATTCATCATAAACCATGGCCTTTACAACATGCTGAAGCAACTTTTAAGATGAATACAGTTGCACAAAGTATGGGCATTCAAATTGAAGAGCCCGCCCCACTTCTTCAATATTGTGAAAAACTTGATGTTATCGTTTGGCCTCCAAAAAAAGTAGGAATATATGAAAGTTCGTAA
- a CDS encoding glycine betaine ABC transporter substrate-binding protein, whose product MKKTLLMAMLVLILTVAAACSSNNSKNEEGTNSEEAKQETITFGVTPWTSTVPPTKIASLILQDMGYKVEETSADVGSLFMGLSRGDLDVFMDAWLPMHQTYLDKFEGDIQSTAVSYPEAETGWTVPVYMEDVNSIEDLKGREDEFNNEYYGIEKGSSAGIESDEIIKAYEFDFTQVNSSEGGMLAQAQRMMDQEKPVVFYGWRPHTMFNKFDLKVLTNEQGFFETSSVEVITNTDLKENSPEAYEFLSNWSISIDDVEEMIVKIEEGQDPEEVAQEWIDNNEDKVNEMTGK is encoded by the coding sequence ATGAAAAAAACTTTATTAATGGCAATGCTTGTTTTAATCTTAACAGTTGCTGCAGCCTGTTCTTCTAATAATTCAAAGAACGAGGAAGGTACAAATTCAGAAGAAGCCAAACAGGAAACAATCACTTTCGGTGTAACTCCGTGGACAAGCACAGTGCCGCCGACAAAAATAGCAAGTCTTATATTACAGGATATGGGCTATAAAGTAGAAGAAACTAGCGCTGATGTAGGTAGTCTATTTATGGGATTATCACGCGGTGACTTGGATGTATTCATGGATGCATGGCTTCCTATGCACCAAACATATTTAGATAAATTTGAAGGAGATATACAAAGTACTGCTGTCAGCTATCCAGAAGCAGAAACAGGCTGGACTGTACCTGTTTACATGGAAGATGTAAATTCGATTGAAGATTTAAAAGGTCGTGAAGATGAGTTCAACAACGAATACTATGGAATTGAAAAGGGATCCAGTGCAGGAATAGAAAGCGATGAGATCATCAAAGCATACGAATTCGATTTTACGCAAGTAAACTCTTCTGAAGGCGGAATGCTCGCTCAAGCACAGCGAATGATGGACCAGGAAAAACCAGTAGTATTTTATGGCTGGCGCCCTCATACGATGTTTAATAAATTCGATTTGAAAGTATTGACTAATGAACAAGGTTTCTTTGAAACTTCATCCGTCGAAGTAATCACGAATACGGATTTGAAAGAAAATTCCCCAGAAGCGTATGAATTTTTAAGTAACTGGAGTATTTCAATTGATGACGTGGAAGAAATGATTGTTAAGATCGAAGAAGGGCAAGACCCTGAAGAAGTAGCCCAGGAATGGATTGACAACAACGAAGATAAAGTGAATGAAATGACAGGAAAGTAA